A segment of the Streptomyces sp. NBC_00376 genome:
GCCTGCTCTCGGCGGAGAGCCGGATCAGGTTGTCCTTGTTCTCCCGCAGGAACGAGGTGAGGTCCTGGGCGGAGGCGGTCGTGGACCCGTAGAGCCCGGCGAGCTGCGCCTGCTGTTCGGCGATGGTGCCGCTGGTGGTGGTGAAGTCGGTGAGTGCGTCGAGGATGTCGGGGGCGGCGTCCCCGTACACCTTGCTCACCTTGACGAGTTCCTTGATGTCGGCGTTGAGCGTGGGCAGCTGGGGGTTGAACTTCGCCAGGTGGGCGTCGAGCGTGGCGAGGGTGTCGCCGAGCTTCTCGCCGCGCCCCTGGAGGGCCTGGGAGACCGCGCCCAGGGTGGCGGCGAGCTTCTCCGGCTTGACCGCGGTCAGCAGCGGCAGGACGTTGTCGAGGACTTCCTCCAGCTCGATGGCGTTGCTGGAGCGGTCCTGCGGAATGACGGAGCCGGCCCGCAGCGGCTGCGTGGAGGGCAGTTCGGGCGGTACGAGGGCGACGAACCGTTCCCCGAAGAGCGTGGTGGGCAGCATCTGGGCCGTCACGTCGGCCGGGATCCGGTCGAGCTTGTCGGGGTCGATGGCCAGGGTGAGCCGGGCCCCTTTCCCGTCCGCGGAGATGTCGCGGACCTGGCCGACGACGACGCCGCGCAGCTTCACATCGGCGTTGTCGTGCATCTCGTTGCCGACGCTGGAGGTGCGTACGGTCACGGTGGCGTCGTCGGTGAAGTCCTTCCGGTACACCGAGACCGACACCCAGACGAGTACGGCGGGTACGAGGAGGAAGGTGACTCCGGCGAGTCTGCGGCGGACGGTCTGCGTCCGGTGGGAGTTCATCAGCCGGCCACCTTCACCGTCGTGGTCGCGCCCCAGATGGCGAGGGAGAGGAAGAAGTCGGTGACGCTGATGAGCACGATGGCGTTGCGCACCGACCGCCCGACCGCGACGCCCACTCCGGCGGGCCCGCCTGTGGCGTGGAAGCCGTAGTAGCAGTGGGCGAGGATCACCATCACACTGAAGATCAGCACCTTGAGCACCGACAGCAGCACGTCGTCCGGGGAGAGGAAGAGATTGAAGTAGTGGTCGTACGTGCCCTCGGACTGGCCGTTGAACAGGACCGTGATGTACCGGGACGCCAGGTACGAGGAGAGCAGCCCGATCGCGTACAGCGGGATGATCGCGACGACCCCGGCGATGATCCGGGTGGAGACGAGGTACGGCATGGACCGCACCCCCATCGCCTCCAGGGCGTCGACCTCCTCGTTGATCCGCATCGCGCCGAGCTGGGCGGTGAAGCCCGCGCCGACGGTCGCGGAGAGTGCGAGTCCGGCGACAAGCGGGGCGATCTCGCGGGTGTTGAAGTAGGCGGAGATGAAGCCGGTGAAGGCTGAGGTGCCGATCTGGTTGAGGGCCGCATACCCCTGGAGACCGACGACGGTGCCGGTGAAGAGCGTCATCGCGACCATCACGCCGATGGTGCCGCCGATGACACCGAGTCCGCCGCTGCCGAAGGCCACTTCGGCCAGCAGCCGCTGGACCTCGCGCAGATAGCGGCGCAGGGTGCGGGGAACCCAGATCAACGCACGTACGTAGAAGGTGAGTTGTTCACCGGATCGGTCGAGCCAGCTGAGCATCGACATCGGTCAGCTCCCCTTCGCGGGGACGATCTGGAGGTAGATCGCCGTGAGGACCGTGTTCACGAAGAACAGCAGCATGAAGGTGATGACGACGGACTGGTTCACCGCATCACCGACACCCTTGGGGCCGCCGCGCGGGTTGAGTCCCCGGTAGGCGGCGACGATGCCCGCGATGAAGCCGAAGATCAGCGCCTTGACCTCGCTGATGTACAGGTCGGGGAGCTGGGCGAGGGCGGAGAAGCTGGCCAGGTAGGCGCCGGGGGTGCCGTGCTGGAGGATCACGTTGAAGAAGTAGCCGCCGAGCGTGCCGACGACGGAGACGAGCCCGTTCAGCAGTACGGCGACCAGCATGGTGGCCAGGACGCGGGGGACGACGAGGCGCTGGATGGGCGAGACGCCCATGACCTCCATCGCGTCGAGTTCCTCGCGGATCTTCCGCGATCCGAGGTCCGCGCAGATGGCGGAGCCCGCAGCGCCGGAGATCAGCAGGGCCACGATGATGGGGCTGGCCTGCTGGATGACGGCGAGTACGCTGGCGCCGCCGGTGAACGACTGCGCGCCGAGCTGCTGGGTCAGCGAGCCGACCTGGAGGGCGATGACCGCGCCGAACGGGATCGAGACGAGTGCGGCGGGCAGGATGGTGACGCTGGCGACGAACCAGAACTGCTCGATGAACTCCCGTACCTGAAATGGACGTCGGAAGACCTCCCGGCTCACGGTCGCAGCGAGCGAGAAAAGCTTCCCGGTCTCGCGCAGCGGGGAGAGCAGCCGGTTCGGGGCCTTCTGCTCCGGCCGCTGGGACGCCGTCGCGCCGGCCGCCTCGGCCGGAGGCGGCTCGGGGGGCCGCACCGGCATGGGGGCCGTCACAGGCGTTCACCGCCCACGGCCGGGGTGTAGCTCTTCATGATGGCCGTGCGGGCGGCCTCGGGCAGCTGGCCCATCATCGACAGGACCCGTTCCCGGCGGCGCAACGCGGCCTGCCGGACGGGCATGCCGGGCGAGGGCTCCAGCTGGGGTACGACGGTGCGGGGCGCGTTGGCGGAGCTGATGCCGACCCCGTAGCCGTTCATCTCCTCCTCGGCGAGGGTGGCGGCGTCCTTCTCCTCCGCCATCCCGATGGGCCCTTCGCGGCGTCCCGCGAGGAACTGGGAGACGACCGGCATGTCGCTGGTGAGCAGCACCTCGCGCGGTCCGAAAGTGACGAGGTTGCGGCAGAAGAGCATCCCCATGTTGTCCGGGACGGTGGCCGCGATGTCGAGGTTGTGGGTGACGATCAGCATCGTCGCGTCGATCTGCGCGTTGAGATCGATGAGCAGCTGGGAGATGTACGCGGTGCGGACCGGGTCGAGTCCGGAGTCCGGTTCGTCGCAGAGGATGATCTGCGGATCCAGGACGAGGGCGCGGGCCAGGCCGGCCCTCTTGCGCATTCCGCCGGAGATCTCGCCCGGCAGTTTGTCCTCGGCCCCGAGGAGGCCGACGATGTCGATCCGCTCCATGACGATCCGCCGGATCTCGGATTCCTTCTTGCGGGTGTGTTCACGCAAGGGGAAGGCGATGTTGTCGAAGAGCGACATCGATCCGAAGAGGGCGCCGTCCTGGAACATGAGCCCGAAGAGTTTCCGGGTCTCCATGATCTCGCGTTCCGGGCTGTTCACCATGTCGACGCCATTGATGAGGACGCGACCCTGTTCCGGCTTCAGCAGACCGATGATGGATTTCAGGAAGACGGTCTTTCCGGTGCCGGAAGGCCCGAGCATCACGCTCACTTCTCCGGCGGGCAGTGTGAGGGTGACGTCCTGCCAGATGTTCTGCTTGCCGAAGGACTTCGTGAGGCCCTCGACTACTACTTCGATTCCCATCGGCCCTCCTTCGAAGTTGTTGTGAACGAAGTCATCTGTCAGCGCTCCGGCTCCGATAAATGCAATGGCGGCTCGTCACACATGCACCAGGAGGCGCACGCTATGTCCGCCGAAACCGTCAGGGCAAGCCGTTGAGCAGCGGAAATCGACGAACCAGGTGCCGGGAGTGGATCACTTGTCACTCATTGACAAATCAGCCGCCCGGCTTTGTTGAAACATGCGCAAGCACTCGGTGGAGAGGTGGGGGCCCACGGCCCGACGAGCCGGAGCCGCGGGGCACCGGCAAGCGGATGCCGGCGCATTCCTGTGCTGGCCATACGGGACGCTACGACTGAGTAACCTGACTCCGCAATACCGAAAGCCGAACTTTCTCCACGATGCCCGAGGGGCGGCGATCACTTGTAAACGAGTGAGTGATCGCCGGGAAAAACCTGTCCGGGAGTGATGAATTCCGAAGGACGCGGGAGATCGTCCACCCGGGGATTGGCACCTGCCGCACGTTCGGCGTCCACGAAGAAGCACACACCCGGCCGCGACAACGGCACGGCCGCCGGCCCCGACCCTTGACGGGGTCGGGGCCGGCGGCCGGCGTCGAACGGGCTCAGCGTTCCGGAACGGGCTTCTTCGGGGGACAGTCCGGGCTGTCCGGGTTGCTGCCCACGCACAGGGGGGACTGCGTCATCTTGATGTAGTTTCCGCTACCGGAGATGGACGCCGTCAGCAGTGGTGACACGTCCTCGTCGACACCGCAGCCCGTGAATGCCGGGATATCGGTATCCCCACTCATCGTGCCGCCGCGGTTGACCGTGTATCCCGAGGGCGGATTGCCCGTACCGAATGCGTAGAGCGTCTGCTTGATCGGTTTGACCGTCCGGCAGTTGGAGCCCACGTCGAGGGGTTCGCCATTGACGCGGACATTGCTGATGGTGAGTTGGAACTCGGCGGTGACGGTCGTGTCCTCCGGGATCCTGGGGTCGGCGTTGTGGCTGACGGACTTGATGAGGGCGGGCGGACCCACCTGGGTCATCACCATGGTCGCGGTCGTCGGCATGAATCCGTAGGTGAGGAATGTCCCCTGCGCCGGAGGCATTTGCCGACGCCCCTTGTAGTCGAATTCTGCTTCACTGAGCACCGTGAAGGTGTCCGTGCACGGATCTGCGGTGTACGTCTTCATCAGAATGACATTCAGATGTGCGGGCCCGAGCAGCGCCGCCGATTTGAGCTTCTTGACGTTCGTGAACCCTGCCACGTATGTCTCGGCCGGCGTGGGAATGGAAATCGGCGGAAAGGGGCACGGTTCGGGATCGGGGTCGCCCTCCGCCCTGGCCGCGCGGCGGGCGTCGTTCAGCTTCTCCCGCTGGCTGGGCGGGAGCTTCCCGGCGAGGTCGGGCAGGTCGGGCAGGTCGGGGGTGGGCTCGACGGGCTTCTCCGACACCGGGCCGTCGATGGTGAAGGAAGCGAGTGTGGCGTCCGCTCCGTCCACGGGCCGGCACGCGACTTCGATGACGTCCGGTACGGCGGCCGAGCCGTCCTCTTTCAACGGGTTCAGAGCCAGCGTCAGGTCCGAGGCGGACAGGGTGGCGGTGCCGGGCGAGCCGAACGTGGCCGTCGGGACCGCGCCCGCGGCTTCGAGCCCGAGACTGTCCTGCCCGGCGATGTCCTGCGCGGGAGCCTGGAGCCCGGACCACTCGGCTATGACGGACTTCTTCGACATGGCGTGCAGGACCTTCAGTTGCGCGACGGCCGACACGGCGGTGGCGTCGAGCTCTGCCAGCTCGTCCAGCGCGGCCTTCGGCAGATCGACCCGCACCGTCACATCGCGGGACTCCACCGGTCGGCCCACCGCGCCGCCTGCCGGGAATCGCCCCGCGACGACCGCCGCTATCGAATACGTACCTTGCGGGGACCGGCAGTTGTAGTCGAGGGATATCTCCGTTCGCGGCGCATCGGCCATCGAATCCGCGCCCGGAAGAAAGGTGGCCGCGACGACCAGGAGGCCACCGGCGGCAATTCGCGCGGGCTGGCGAGTTGTCCAGCGCACGTTGCTTGCCATGTCTCGATACCTCCGGGAACTCGCGTTCAGAACTACGTGTGGATTTTTGATCCACCGGCAGCACCGCCAGACTTACCGAGCGGTACGGTACGCGCCGTGGCAACTGAGGGGAAGCAGTGAATCTTGAACGGTTCATGAGGCCCGACGACCGCTGTCATTCTTGACGATCCGTGACAATCGACGAACGGGAAATTGTCAGTTCTTGAGTGTCCCGCATGCGTCCCGGAGCACCGGCGCCACACCGGATGGCCCGGCCATCACTGCCATGGCCGGGCCATCCGCTCCGAGCGAGTGGTCCGTCAGCTGTAGGTGATGACGGGCGAGAGGCCGGAAGCGCTCTTGACGGTGTAGGTGCCCTTGAAGGTCGCCGTCGCACCGACGATCCCGCAGCCGCCGCCCACCTTGTTGCTGATGGTCAGTGTGCGCGGGCTGGTCGCGGCGGGCGCGACGGCGAGGGTGCCGTTGGCTCCCCCGGCAGTCGGGTTGTTGTACTGGCCGTCCACCGAGCCCGTCACCGTGAAGGTGCAGGGGCCGAGGACGCTGGAACCCGTGACCGTGGCCTTGATGTTGTCGATGTAGCCCGTGGTCAGACCGGTCGCGTTGGTACCGGCGCCCGCCGTGTAGCCGCCCGGCGTGTTGCCGTTGATCCGCCACGGACCGTTGGTGCCGGAGGTCTCGCTGGTGACGGTCCACGTACTGCTGAACGGACCGGTGCACGGCGCGTTGAACGTGGCCGTGGTGATCTGGGCGAGCACGGGCCCGGCGACGGGCGAGGCCGGGGCGGTGCCGTTGGCCGTGGCGGTGGCGCACTTGATCTGGTTGCCGACGTTGTCGGTGAGGATGGTCTGGCCGGCGGCACCGGTGAAGCTGCCCGTCGGCGCGATGTTCCAGGCCGCGGTGGGCCCGGCCATCGCCGAAGGAGCGGTCAGGGCGACCGCGGCGGCAGCGGCAGCGGCCGCCGCCAGGATGCTCGTCTTCTTCCGCATAGAACTTCTCCCTTTTCCTGTCCCGTTGCTGAATCAGTGGGGTGCGACACAGAAGGAAAGGACAGTCACGACCCACCGTGGAATTTTCTTGGGGAGGTGCTCCCGCCGATGTGGCAGGCGGTTTGCTGATTCACCGGAAAATCTTCGGCCGCATCATGCGTGCGACTGATTCCGGAGTAACCGATATTCCGCCGGATCGCTTTGCGCGAATTCAGGCGATGCCATTGATCGATGTGCGATTTCTTCCCGACTACCCGGCAGTACGTTACTCCACCTATTCGGAGTTGAGAAGAGATGCGACTCTTTCTTTCTTTCGCTCTGTATTCCGGCAGTACGGCGCACGCATGGCCGAGGAATGCGGGCTCTACCGCGCCGCGGAGTGCCAGTACCGTGAGAGCGCCTTGCCCTCGTCCGGGGCCAGGGACGCCGGGTCGTACGGGCTCGCGAAGTACGTCTCGGCACTGTTCAGCACGACGTTGTTCTTGCCCGCCGCCGAAGGCAGGCTGGTCTTCAGGTTGACCGCCCAGTCCAGCAGGCCCGCACCACAGCCGCTTGCGCCCGGAACCGCATAGCCGAAGTCGCCCTGGTCCGCGCCTTCGAAGACGTAACGCCCCATCTCGCCGGTGTCACTGGGCGTCCCGTCCCCGGCGAACTGCTGGAGCGAGAGGGAGGGGGCCGTCGTGTTCTGCGGCTTCAGCACGATGGGTTTGGACGTGGTCCCGATGTAGCACTTGTCGCCGAGGAACGGGTTCCGCAGATGTATGCGGACCGGAATCGACAGGATCGGCTGGCCGGTGCCGAAACTCGCGGCCATATTGAAGTCGCTCGGGGCCCCGGCCGGTTCGATCGTGGCGGTCACCTTGTTGAGAGTGCTGTTGGTGATCTGGTTGCAGATTCCCGAGACGACGGGGATGCCGCTCGGGCACATGAGACCGAGCAGGCCACCCGGCAGGTCCGCGGAATCTGCGACGAGCGCGCCCTCCGGGGGAGCGATCAGCGACGTGGTGCCGTCGCTGTGCTGGATCACACCGAGTTGGAGGTCGGTGTTGCCGGTCACCACCTGCGTATTGCCGAGTTTGATCGACCCGCCGGCCGAATGCGAGGAGATACAGGTCGCGATGTCCGTCACGCCGTCGGCCGCCAGCATGGCGGGCGCGTCCACCGGGCACCGGCTGAACGGCCCCCAGTGCCCGTTCAGTTGAGTGGCCGCGGTGGCCGTTCCGGTGGAGAGCACGGCGACGAACGCGGTACAGGCTGCCAGCAGCCCCGCACGCGCTCCGGTCGAAGCGATTCTCATGTCATCCCCTCTTGGCTGCCACCCCATTGGGCGGCGTCGTACATGGAGTTGGCCGGTTTCAACGCAGGCGGCATCGACGCCAGGAGTGACTGCGTGTGTTGCGGACGGGACTTTCTGGGGCTCAGCTGCGCCGGTGGAACGCTGACGGCACCGTCTCGGAGTTACTTCGCGGGTGGATCCGGAGCCGGAAGGTCGAGCAGTGATTTACCGACGAATTGCATGCCTCAATTGGTCGAGCCGTGATGTTACTTGCGAGAAACACGGCGACACAATCCTGCCGGATAAGATCTTTTGCGATACTCGTTTTTTGATCCAGAAATGAGCAGAAGTACGCCTGGAGCTTGTCAACGGATGCGTATGCCGAGGGGCGGAGAGCGTGCTCGCCGGCCATGGACACCGTCCTGCGGCAGGAAGCCCGACCGGCGGCGATGCCCGGTCGCAGGGAACCGGGGAGTCCGGCACGAGGCGGCGCGAGCACACAGTGGACACCGTCGCCGCCACTTCCGCCGACCGCCGATTCCTGCACCCGCCACCCGCTGCCCGCCACCCGCCTGACCCCCACCCCGAGTTGTGCGGCGTCGGGCTTTGTCGTAGAGCAACAAGCGGCCAAAATACATTGTCCGAAAGTGAGCACTGCCGCCCACCTGCGCCGACGTCCACAATGCGGCCGATAATGTGTGTCCCCTGCACTTCGACCTTGCAGAAGTAGTGGGCAGTGCAGCTCACTTGGTCTATCTTCATCGCGGACTTGGTACGCACCTGT
Coding sequences within it:
- a CDS encoding ABC transporter ATP-binding protein, whose product is MGIEVVVEGLTKSFGKQNIWQDVTLTLPAGEVSVMLGPSGTGKTVFLKSIIGLLKPEQGRVLINGVDMVNSPEREIMETRKLFGLMFQDGALFGSMSLFDNIAFPLREHTRKKESEIRRIVMERIDIVGLLGAEDKLPGEISGGMRKRAGLARALVLDPQIILCDEPDSGLDPVRTAYISQLLIDLNAQIDATMLIVTHNLDIAATVPDNMGMLFCRNLVTFGPREVLLTSDMPVVSQFLAGRREGPIGMAEEKDAATLAEEEMNGYGVGISSANAPRTVVPQLEPSPGMPVRQAALRRRERVLSMMGQLPEAARTAIMKSYTPAVGGERL
- a CDS encoding MlaE family ABC transporter permease translates to MSMLSWLDRSGEQLTFYVRALIWVPRTLRRYLREVQRLLAEVAFGSGGLGVIGGTIGVMVAMTLFTGTVVGLQGYAALNQIGTSAFTGFISAYFNTREIAPLVAGLALSATVGAGFTAQLGAMRINEEVDALEAMGVRSMPYLVSTRIIAGVVAIIPLYAIGLLSSYLASRYITVLFNGQSEGTYDHYFNLFLSPDDVLLSVLKVLIFSVMVILAHCYYGFHATGGPAGVGVAVGRSVRNAIVLISVTDFFLSLAIWGATTTVKVAG
- a CDS encoding DUF6801 domain-containing protein, with the protein product MASNVRWTTRQPARIAAGGLLVVAATFLPGADSMADAPRTEISLDYNCRSPQGTYSIAAVVAGRFPAGGAVGRPVESRDVTVRVDLPKAALDELAELDATAVSAVAQLKVLHAMSKKSVIAEWSGLQAPAQDIAGQDSLGLEAAGAVPTATFGSPGTATLSASDLTLALNPLKEDGSAAVPDVIEVACRPVDGADATLASFTIDGPVSEKPVEPTPDLPDLPDLAGKLPPSQREKLNDARRAARAEGDPDPEPCPFPPISIPTPAETYVAGFTNVKKLKSAALLGPAHLNVILMKTYTADPCTDTFTVLSEAEFDYKGRRQMPPAQGTFLTYGFMPTTATMVMTQVGPPALIKSVSHNADPRIPEDTTVTAEFQLTISNVRVNGEPLDVGSNCRTVKPIKQTLYAFGTGNPPSGYTVNRGGTMSGDTDIPAFTGCGVDEDVSPLLTASISGSGNYIKMTQSPLCVGSNPDSPDCPPKKPVPER
- a CDS encoding MCE family protein codes for the protein MNSHRTQTVRRRLAGVTFLLVPAVLVWVSVSVYRKDFTDDATVTVRTSSVGNEMHDNADVKLRGVVVGQVRDISADGKGARLTLAIDPDKLDRIPADVTAQMLPTTLFGERFVALVPPELPSTQPLRAGSVIPQDRSSNAIELEEVLDNVLPLLTAVKPEKLAATLGAVSQALQGRGEKLGDTLATLDAHLAKFNPQLPTLNADIKELVKVSKVYGDAAPDILDALTDFTTTSGTIAEQQAQLAGLYGSTTASAQDLTSFLRENKDNLIRLSAESRPTLELLAKYSAEFPCTLRTLAGFVPAMDKALGKGTDRPGLHVTVKSVKSKGKYVPGKDTPVYDATGGPHCYSVPYVGKAVPTADTRAAVPVTAPGGTPAEDPAGTAPSDPKSGLGMPNSPQESRLVNELVAPSLKVQPQTLPDWSSVLIGPAFRGAEVKLK
- a CDS encoding MlaE family ABC transporter permease is translated as MTAPMPVRPPEPPPAEAAGATASQRPEQKAPNRLLSPLRETGKLFSLAATVSREVFRRPFQVREFIEQFWFVASVTILPAALVSIPFGAVIALQVGSLTQQLGAQSFTGGASVLAVIQQASPIIVALLISGAAGSAICADLGSRKIREELDAMEVMGVSPIQRLVVPRVLATMLVAVLLNGLVSVVGTLGGYFFNVILQHGTPGAYLASFSALAQLPDLYISEVKALIFGFIAGIVAAYRGLNPRGGPKGVGDAVNQSVVITFMLLFFVNTVLTAIYLQIVPAKGS